A genomic region of Eucalyptus grandis isolate ANBG69807.140 chromosome 5, ASM1654582v1, whole genome shotgun sequence contains the following coding sequences:
- the LOC104447737 gene encoding F-box/kelch-repeat protein At3g23880 → MMRLENNLPHEIVLEILKRLPVKPLMRFKCVSKLWLCTIEDPNFVAMHLKHSTLSGTNWYILLTDWYFSRDQRSSLYPQKSLTLASQSEIEVPFISPKGYYGVVGSCNGLICFAETNAEDRIQRIFLWNLFTRKHKAILSSLPDYPFVDMYAAHMVLAFGYSDRIDDYKVVRITYFPDKYGRYLGEIDPKVDVYSLGTNLWRTVQFNFKCELSHFSRVSFNGNLHWLSMGVDEDRRRSFRSIITFGVAGEVFNEMALPKSCFIGITYNRAYLAELNSSLALLINRRDLIGRSYEKCYIWVMTKYGVPDSWTKLHTLDLNEGVSRFHGFTRSGELLMQTYQHELISWDPSVGLTRLLQKLGRFDLVTMVESLVFP, encoded by the coding sequence ATGATGAGGCTGGAGAACAACCTCCCTCATGAGATAGTCCTCGAAATTCTCAAGAGATTACCTGTGAAGCCTCTCATGAGATTCAAATGTGTCTCCAAATTGTGGCTCTGCACAATTGAAGATCCTAACTTCGTGGCCATGCACTTGAAGCACTCCACTTTGAGTGGCACGAATTGGTATATTCTTCTTACAGATTGGTACTTTTCTCGCGATCAAAGAAGCTCTCTGTATCCACAAAAGTCTCTTACACTGGCTTCTCAGTCAGAAATCGAAGTTCCATTTATTAGCCCAAAGGGCTATTATGGTGTCGTAGGTTCATGCAATGGATTGATCTGTTTTGCTGAGACTAATGCTGAAGATCGCATTCAAAGgatatttttgtggaatttATTCACTAGAAAGCATAAGGCGATTCTAAGTTCGCTTCCAGATTATCCGTTTGTTGACATGTATGCTGCTCATATGGTTCTAGCATTTGGATACAGCGATAGGATTGATGACTACAAGGTTGTTAGGATTACTTATTTTCCTGATAAATATGGAAGATACTTGGGCGAAATAGATCCTAAAGTCGATGTATATAGCCTTGGTACGAATTTGTGGCGAACAGTCCAATTCAATTTCAAGTGCGAGCTGAGCCACTTTTCGAGGGTCTCTTTCAATGGAAATTTGCATTGGCTATCGATGGGTGTCGATGAGGACCGTCGCCGATCTTTTAGATCAATTATCACATTTGGGGTAGCAGGTGAGGTCTTCAACGAAATGGCATTGCCAAAGAGCTGTTTCATTGGAATCACGTATAATCGTGCTTACCTAGCAGAACTTAATAGCTCGTTGGCGCTGCTAATTAATCGTAGGGACCTGATAGGTCGATCTTACGAGAAGTGTTACATTTGGGTTATGACTAAATATGGCGTGCCTGATTCTTGGACTAAGCTGCATACCTTGGATCTCAATGAAGGAGTGTCAAGATTTCACGGCTTCACAAGAAGTGGCGAGCTTCTTATGCAAACGTACCAACATGAGCTGATTTCGTGGGATCCTAGTGTGGGACTGACCCGACTCCTTCAAAAATTGGGGAGATTTGATCTAGTAACTATGGTGGAGAGCCTGGTTTTCCCATAG